One window of the Scyliorhinus canicula chromosome 25, sScyCan1.1, whole genome shotgun sequence genome contains the following:
- the LOC119956977 gene encoding LOW QUALITY PROTEIN: dnaJ homolog subfamily B member 1-like (The sequence of the model RefSeq protein was modified relative to this genomic sequence to represent the inferred CDS: deleted 1 base in 1 codon) codes for MGKDYYKILGINKGTAEEDIKKAYRKLALKYHPDKNKSPDAEDKFKEIAEAYDVLSDPKKREIYDQFGEEGLKGGGSSGPNGPNFQYTFHGDPHAVFAEFFGGRNPFDIFFGQRNGEEDMDIDDDPLSSFSGFNMGGMGGMGSMGGMGNMSGFHRTRGAARKQDPPVTHDLKVSLEEVLNGCTKKMKIRRKRLNPDRHTSRQEDTILAIEIKKGWKEGTKITFPKEGDETANNIPADIIFVLKDKPHSVYKRNGSDIIYQAKISLREALCGCTLSIPTLDKKTHMMTFKDVIQPGSQRRIASEGLPLPKQPDRRGDLVIEFHVRFPESLSSPTKDKLKELLPL; via the exons ATGGGGAAGGATTATTATAAAATCCTGGGCATTAATAAAGGAACAGCAGAAGAAGATatcaagaaggcatataggaAGCTAGCCCTTAAATACCACCCTGACAAGAACAAATCTCCAGATGCAGAGGATAAATtcaaggaaattgctgaggcttaTGATGTTCTGAGTGACCCCAAGAAACGGGAAATCTATGACCAATTTGGAGAGGAAG GGTTAAAGGGAGGTGGATCTTCAGGCCCCAATGGCCCCAATTTCCAGTACACATTCCACGGGGACCCCCACGCCGTCTTTGCAGAGTTTTTTGGCGGGAGGAACCCATTCGACATATTCTTCGGGCAAAGGAACGGTGAGGAAGACATGGATATCGATGACGATCCCCTCAGCTCCTTCAGCGGATTCAACATGGGTGGAATGGGCGGAATGGGCAGCATGGGTGGTATGGGCAACATGTCAGGGTTTCACCGAACGCGGGGGGCCGCCAGGAAGCAGGACCCGCCCGTCACCCACGATCTGAAGGTCTCCCTGGAGGAGGTCCTTAATGGTTGCACCAAGAAGATGAAGATCCGGCGGAAGCGGCTAAACCCTGACCGGCACACGTCACGGCAGGAGGACACCATCCTCGCCATCGAGATCAAGAAAGGTTGGAAGGAGGGGACAAAGATCACCTTCCCAAAGGAAGGGGACGAAACTGCCAATAACATTCCTGCGGATATTATCTTCGTGCTAAAGGACAAGCCACACTCAGTCTACAAAAGGAACGGGTCCGATATCATCTACCAGGCGAAGATCAGCCTCCGAGAG GCGCTATGCGGCTGCACATTATCTATACCGACCCTGGATAAGAAAACCCACATGATGACTTTCAAGGATGTCATTCAGCCAGGCTCCCAGAGAAGGATAGCGTCAGAAGGACTGCCACTGCCAAAACAGCCGGACCGGCGCGGCGATTTGGTGATCGAATTTCACGTGCGT TTCCCCGAATCCCTGTCCAGCCCGACAAAGGATAAGCTCAAGGAACTCCTGCCACTGTAA